The following are encoded in a window of Chitinophagaceae bacterium genomic DNA:
- a CDS encoding DUF1835 domain-containing protein, with protein MVHIVFQEADIAALEKSFELDETLQADIIQIKDDFAVGPLTGIYTEAGIGNRRQWWRDVLAGGDMDGHADSGEVDDVKTVEDLKARLDANAEETIWIWAAQNKHDVCGYYWLMSQLKDYPGRIFILYLNNLPFLNEKGNLFYPENLSEIPAKEFVKAKKLAREITLSEFEVDPDEWTRLCNENRGIRLLEGGKKLVQQDYDHYDAELKKFITSDWQKASRIIHHYLSKAKQKTGDMYLLWRLKTMIAMELFDVQGTVGKMKDFEVKLHTAG; from the coding sequence ATGGTTCACATCGTTTTCCAGGAAGCAGATATTGCTGCATTAGAAAAGAGTTTTGAACTGGACGAAACACTACAGGCTGATATCATACAAATAAAGGATGACTTTGCAGTAGGTCCTTTGACAGGGATTTATACCGAAGCAGGGATCGGGAACCGCAGGCAATGGTGGCGGGATGTACTGGCCGGCGGCGATATGGATGGCCATGCGGATTCCGGTGAGGTGGATGATGTTAAAACGGTGGAAGACCTCAAAGCCCGGCTGGATGCCAATGCGGAAGAAACGATCTGGATATGGGCCGCACAGAACAAGCATGATGTTTGCGGGTATTACTGGCTGATGAGCCAGTTAAAGGATTACCCCGGCAGGATATTCATTCTCTACCTGAACAACCTTCCGTTCCTGAATGAAAAGGGAAATCTTTTTTACCCGGAGAACCTGTCTGAGATACCGGCGAAGGAATTTGTAAAAGCAAAAAAACTTGCCCGTGAAATAACCCTCAGCGAATTTGAAGTGGACCCGGATGAGTGGACAAGACTCTGCAACGAGAACAGGGGGATACGGCTGCTGGAAGGAGGGAAGAAACTGGTCCAGCAGGACTATGATCATTATGATGCCGAGTTAAAGAAGTTCATCACCAGCGACTGGCAGAAGGCATCCAGGATCATTCATCATTATTTGAGTAAGGCAAAACAGAAAACGGGGGATATGTATTTGCTGTGGCGCCTGAAAACGATGATCGCCATGGAACTCTTTGATGTGCAGGGAACGGTTGGGAAAATGAAGGACTTTGAAGTAAAGCTCCATACTGCCGGTTAA
- a CDS encoding DUF4260 domain-containing protein, with the protein MKNIIKLEEMVMLLFSISNLYFWGVPWWCYLLLALGPDISMLGYLLGNKVGAVCYNVFHHKGLALAIFMAGLFYAHDPFAIAGVIMFGHSSMDRMLGYGLKLEEGFKFTHLGMIGKNKHVQ; encoded by the coding sequence ATGAAGAATATCATCAAATTGGAAGAAATGGTCATGCTGTTGTTCAGTATTTCCAACCTCTATTTCTGGGGGGTGCCCTGGTGGTGTTATCTGTTGCTGGCACTGGGGCCCGATATCAGTATGCTGGGTTACCTGCTCGGAAACAAAGTGGGAGCGGTGTGTTACAATGTCTTTCATCACAAAGGGCTGGCATTGGCAATTTTTATGGCAGGCCTTTTTTATGCTCATGATCCATTCGCAATTGCAGGGGTCATAATGTTCGGGCATTCTTCCATGGACAGGATGTTAGGCTATGGATTAAAATTGGAGGAAGGCTTTAAATTCACCCA